A DNA window from Lutra lutra chromosome 8, mLutLut1.2, whole genome shotgun sequence contains the following coding sequences:
- the GTSF1 gene encoding gametocyte-specific factor 1 isoform X2 produces the protein MEETYIDSLDPEKLLQCPYDKNHQIRACRFPYHLIKCRKNHPDVANKLATCPFNARHQVPRAEISHHISSCDDKSCIEQDVVNQTRNLGQETLAESTWQCPPCDEDWDKDLWEQTSTPFVWGTANYCGNNSPASNIVVEHKSNLASGMRVPKSLPYVLPWKNNGNAQ, from the exons atggaagaaacttaCA TCGATTCCCTGGACCCTGAAAAGCTATTACAATGCCCCTATGATAAAAACCACCAGATCAGGGCCTGCAGGTTTCCTTATCATCTTATCAAGTGCAGAAAG aatCATCCTGATGTCGCAAACAAATTGGCTACTTGTCCCTTCAATGCTCGTCACCAGGTTCCTCGGGCCGAAATCAGTCATCATATCTCAAGCTGTGATGATAAAAGTTGTATTGAGCAGGATGTTG TCAACCAAACCAGGAACCTTGGACAAGAGACTCTGGCTGAGAGCACATGGCAGTGCCCTCCTTGCGATGAAGACTGGGATAAAG ATCTGTGGGAACAGACCAGCACCCCATTTGTCTGGGGCACAGCCAACTACTGTGGCAACAACAG CCCTGCAAGCAACATAGTTGTGGAACATAAGAGTAACCTGGCTTCAGGCATGCGTGTTCCCAAGTCTCTGCCATATGTTCTGCCATGGAAAAACA
- the GTSF1 gene encoding gametocyte-specific factor 1 isoform X1 has protein sequence MMLGFSFFTSNMEETYIDSLDPEKLLQCPYDKNHQIRACRFPYHLIKCRKNHPDVANKLATCPFNARHQVPRAEISHHISSCDDKSCIEQDVVNQTRNLGQETLAESTWQCPPCDEDWDKDLWEQTSTPFVWGTANYCGNNSPASNIVVEHKSNLASGMRVPKSLPYVLPWKNNGNAQ, from the exons atga tGCTTGGATTCAGCTTCTTCACTTccaacatggaagaaacttaCA TCGATTCCCTGGACCCTGAAAAGCTATTACAATGCCCCTATGATAAAAACCACCAGATCAGGGCCTGCAGGTTTCCTTATCATCTTATCAAGTGCAGAAAG aatCATCCTGATGTCGCAAACAAATTGGCTACTTGTCCCTTCAATGCTCGTCACCAGGTTCCTCGGGCCGAAATCAGTCATCATATCTCAAGCTGTGATGATAAAAGTTGTATTGAGCAGGATGTTG TCAACCAAACCAGGAACCTTGGACAAGAGACTCTGGCTGAGAGCACATGGCAGTGCCCTCCTTGCGATGAAGACTGGGATAAAG ATCTGTGGGAACAGACCAGCACCCCATTTGTCTGGGGCACAGCCAACTACTGTGGCAACAACAG CCCTGCAAGCAACATAGTTGTGGAACATAAGAGTAACCTGGCTTCAGGCATGCGTGTTCCCAAGTCTCTGCCATATGTTCTGCCATGGAAAAACA